GCAGGCCGAGCGCACCGGCACCATCGTGGACGGGCTGCCCGTGGACCTGGGTCTTGTGGGCGAAGTGGTGGGCGTGAACCCCGGCGCCATCCTCGACCTGCTCGAGGCCGGCCGGATCCCCGTCATCTCCACCGTGGCACCCGAGGTCGGCGACGCCTCCACCGTGCTGAACGTGAACGCCGACACCGCCGCTGCGGCCCTGGCCGTGGCCTTGGAGGCGTCGCGCCTGGTGATCCTGACCGACGTCGAGGGCCTCTACGCCAACTGGCCGGACAAGTCCTCCCTGCTGAGCGAGCTCGGTGCCGGCGCCCTGCGCGAGATGCTGCCGCGCCTGGAAGCGGGCATGATCCCCAAGATGGGTGCCTGCCTGGCAGCGGTCGACGGCGGTGTGGCCCGTGCCGCCGTCGTGGATGGGCGAAGTGCGCACTCGGTGCTGCTGGAATTGATGACTTTTGAGGGCAATGGAACCCAAATTTTCCCGGATGAGGATGAGAAGTAATGACTGAGCAAGCCCCAGGCGCCAACACAACCCCGGGCGCCGAGCCGTCCAACGCAGGTTCCCAAGCAGACCTGACCAACGCCAACGCCGCAGCCGTCACCGGCACCGGAACGGGCGAACAATGGCTGGCCCGCTACAAGGATTCCCTCATGGGTGTCTTCGGCAGCCCGCAGCGCGTCCTGGTCCGCGGGGCCGGCGCCCTGGTCTGGGATGCAGACGGCAAGGAATACCTGGACCTGCTGGGTGGGATCGCCGTGAACGCGCTGGGCCATGCCCACCCCTTCGTCACCTCCGTGATCGCCAGCCAGCTCTCCACCCTGGGCCACGTCTCCAACTTCTTCACGAGCCCCACACAGATTGCCCTGGCCGAGAAACTGCTGGAACTGGCCGAAGCACCCCAGGGCTCCAAGGTGTTCTTCGCCAACTCCGGCACCGAGGCCAACGAGGTCGCGTTCAAGCTGGCCCGCGCCCACGGCGGCAAGGAACGCCCCACTATCCTGGCCCTGGAAGGCGGCTTTCACGGCCGCACCATGGGCGCCCTGGCCATGACGGCCAAGGCCGCCTACCGTGAACCGTTTGAACCCATGCCGGCCGGCGTGCGCCACATTCCCTTCAACGACATTGACGCCCTGCGCGCCGCCATGGACAGCTCCGTTGCGGCCCTGGTCATCGAGCCCATCCAGGGCGAGGCCGGCGTGCGCCCGCTCTCCACCGAATACCTGGCGGCCGCCCGCGAGTTGACCCGCGAGTACGGAGCCCTCCTGATCCTGGACGAGGTCCAGACCGGCATCGGCCGCACCGGCACCTGGTTCGCCGGCATCGAGGCAGGCATCACCCCCGACGCCATGACCCTGGCCAAGGGTCTCGGCGGCGGCTTCCCCATCGGCGCCATCATCACCTTCGGCGAGGAACCTTCCCTGCTGCTCAGCGCTGGCCAACACGGCACCACGTTCGGCGGCAACCCCGTCGCCACGGCCGCGGCACTGGCCACCCTGCATGTGCTGGAATCCCAGCATGTGCTGGCCAACGTCAAAGCCGTCAGTGACATCTTTGCCGACGGCCTGGCCAGGGTCGACGGTGTGAGTGACGTTCGCGCCTTCGGCCTCCTGATCGGCTTTGACCTCGCCGAAGACATCGCCGCCGGAGTTGTGAGTGCCGCCCTCGACGCAGGCTTCATCGTCAATGCGCCGCGCCCCAACACCATCCGGCTCGCACCGCCACTGAACCTCACAGTGGAGCAGGCCCAATCGTTCCTTGCAGCATTGCCCGCCTTGATCGCCACGGCCACGGCCGCCCACCAGTTGGAAAAGAGCTCCTAGATGACACGCCACTTTCTCGTAGACACCGACCTCAGCCCGGCCGAGCAGGCGGAGGTCCTGGACCTTGCCGCCGAGCTCAAAAAGGCGCCCTACTCCAAGAACACTTTCGCGGGCGACGGCTCGGGCGCCCAGACCGTGGCGGTGATCTTTGACAAGACTTCCACCCGGACCCGCGTTTCCTTTGCAGCAGGCGTGGCGGCGCTGGGTGGCAACCCGCTGATCATCAACCCGGGCGAGGCCCAGATCGGCCACAAGGAATCCGTGGCCGACACCGCCAAGGTGCTCGAACGCATGGTCTCCACCATTGTGTGGCGCACCTACAGCCAGGCCGGGCTTCAGGAGATGGCCGCCAACTCCAAGGTGCCTGTCATCAACGCACTCTCCGATGACTACCACCCCTGCCAGCTGCTTGCGGACCTGCTCACCATCAAGGAGCACAAGGGTGAGCTGGCCGGGCTGACCATGACGTACATGGGGGATTCGGCCAACAACATGGCCAACTCCTACCTGCTCGCCGGCGTCACGGCCGGCATGCACGTGCGCATCACCGGACCCGCCGGACATCTGCCGGCTGACGCCGTCGTGGCCGCCGCGCAGGAACGCGCAGCCCAGACCGGCGGCTCCGTCCTCATCACCACCGACGTCGCCGAAGCCGTTGCCGGGGCTGACGTCCTCGTCACCGACACCTGGGTCTCCATGGGCCAGGAAGAGGAAAAGGCTGCGCGCCTGGAGCTCTTCACCGAATACGCGCTCGACGACGCCGCACTCGCCCAGGCCGCACCCAACGCCATCGTGCTGCACTGCCTGCCCGCCTACCGCGGCTACGAGATCTCCGCCTCCGTCATTGACGGCCCGCAGTCGGTGGTGTGGGACGAGGCCGAGAACCGCCTGCACGCCCAGAAGGCGCTCATGGTCTGGCTCGTGGAGAACTCTGCGCAGAAGTCCGACGCCGGTGCTGCCGCGGCTTCCGCTGCCGGTGCCTCAGCTGCCGGTGCCTCAGGTGCCGGTGCCTCCGCCACGGGCCGACTGGCCGGAGCCTAGCCATGGGCAAGCCCACCATTCCGGCCGGCATGCCGGCCACCAAAACGGCACGGCAGGCCCGGGTGCAGGCCCTGCTGAACAGCCGGGCCGTGCGCTCCCAGGCCGAGCTGGCCTCATTGCTGGCCGACGACGGCCTGATGGTGGGGCAGGCGACGCTCTCACGTGACCTGGTGGAATTGCGGGCAGTACGGGTCCGTGGCAACGACGGCGGGCTGATCTATGCGCTGCCCCGCGAAGGCGGGGACCGCAGCGTGCACGCCGCCTCGTCCCAGGAACTGCTCGACACCCGGCTGATCCGGCTGTGTGGGGAGTTGCTGGTCACGGCAGAGGGGTCGGCCAACATTGCCGTGCTGCGCACCCCGCCAGGAGCTGCCAACTTCCTGGCCCTGGCGATCGACCATTCCGTCATGCCCGCCATCTTGGGCACCATCGCTGGGGACGACACCGTCATGGTGATCACCCGTGAGCCCTTGGGTGGGGCGGACGTGGCCGAACGGTTCCTGCAATTTGCCGCCGAGTCCAGCGCCGGGGCGTAGCCGGGGCGGCGGTGGGTTTCGCCGCCATTTCAGCGGCCGCAACGCGCGTCGAGAATGCCCCAAACCGTACCGCAGCGTGCCGCCATCCTCGAAAATGGTTGCGACTCGCGACGTGGGTGCAACTTTGGCGGCATGTCACGGAGTGGACCCATTTTCGGCAAAACTGCCGCCCGGAATGGGTACAACTGCCGCCCGGAATGGGCGCATCGTCGCTGTGACCCCGCCCAGTGCCGCCGAACGCCGGCCACGTCGTCGCCGCTCACGCACCCAAGTCCACTCATTTCGTCGCAGCAACTCCGCTGTGGAAGCCGGGCGACCCACAACGCAGCCGGAAACTGCCAGAATATTAGCCCTGTTGGACCTGCGCCACCCAGTCTTCAATCCCCGTGGCCGTAATCGGCAGCGCATCCGAGATGACCTCCGAACCAGTGTCCGTGATGAGCACGTTGTCCTCGAGCCGGACGCCGATGCCGCGCAGTTCCGGCGGCAGCGTCAGATCGTGTTCGTGGAAGTACAGCCCGGGCTCCACGGCAAGCACCATGCCGGGCGCCATGGTGGCCGCCTGATAGTCCTCGTGGCTTGACTGTCCGCAGTCGTGCACGTCCAGGCCCAGGTGGTGGCCCACCCCGCACACCAGGTAGCGTCGGTGGTGCTGGCCGGCGGGGGACAGCGCCTCGTCCACCGACACCGGCAGCAGGCCCCAGTCGAACAGGCCGTTGGCAATGACCTCCATGGAGGCATGGTGGAAGTCCGTCCACGGCCGGCCGGGCCCCACGGCGGCCAGGCCGGCCCGGTGTGATTTCTCCACGAGGTCGTGGACCTGGCGCTGGATGGGGCTGAATGTGCCGCCGCCAGGGAACGAACGCGTCACATCGGCCGTGTAGAAGCTGTTGGCTTCCACGCCCATGTCCAGCAGCAGCACCCTGTCCTCCAGGACAGGCCCGTCGCTGCGCACCCAGTGCAGGGTGGGTGCATGCTTGCCGCTGCCAACAATCGTGGCATAGCCAACCCCGTTGCCGTAGGTTCGGGCGTGCCGGTCAAACGTTCCCTGCAGCCACCGTTCCCCGCCGCCGCGCACGGCTTGCGGGATTTCACGCACGACGGCGGCAAAGCCGTCAATCGTGTGGCCGACGGCTTCGCGCAACTGGGCGATTTCCCAGTCGTCCTTGACCATCCGCAGGGTCGCCATGACGCGGCCCAGCTCGCCGCCGGCAGGAAGCCCAAAGCGGCTGCTCAGGTCAGCGGCAATCTTCCCTGTCCCGAGCGTGCCTACGCCGGCCCGCATGGCCGCAGCGATTCCGGCGTCGAGCTCGGTCAAGGGCAAGACCTGCAGGGACAGCGCCTGGGACCAGTCTGAAAAGTCGGGGGCAGAGCCAACCCACATCTCACCGTGCGCGGCATTGGCGAAGAACTGCGGATCCCCGGCGTAGAAAGGTGCCGGGATGTACAAGGTGGCGTCATGGCTGGTGCCGGAGGGCGCCATGACCAGCACGGCGGCTTCGATGGAAGCACCCGTGAGCCAGTAGAAATCCGAGTCGGGGCGGAAATCGTAGTACGTGTCGTTGCTGCGCACCGGGGCGGTGCCGGCGCCAATGATCAGCGTCTGGCCGGGAAACTCAGCGGAGAGGCGGGCGCGGTGGCGGCTGGCGGCGCCGGCAGCACCGGCAACCACAGGCGGGGTCCGGTCCGGCGTGCCCCACCTCTGCGCCATGTACTCGCTGAATGCGGGCACGTCGGCCAGCCGCGGCAGGCGCCTGCCGCCCGTTGTCAAGGCAGGCGTGGGCGGGTTGGTCACTGTTTCACTGGCGGGCATGGTGGAACATCCTTCGTCTTCGAGGCCTGGCCGGGGTTGGCTGCGGCCTTGCAGCGCCCCCTTCGTTCCTCCCATTGTTCCCCACCGGTGCAAGGCAAGGCCAACTCCGGGGCCGGCGGAAGACAGGGCACGGGGCGGGCCGCAGGACAGGTTCCCGGCGACACACTGAGGATGGCTGAATATCTTTTAGCGTGAATGCATAATCATGCATTATGCTGTGAAGTAACGTGGATACACACACCAACAAGATCTGAACATAGGGAGACACGAACGTGACTGAACGCATTGTATTGGCCTACTCCGGCGGCCTTGACACCTCGGTTGCCATCGGCTGGATCGGCGAAGCCACCGGCGCGGAAGTTATCGCCGTAGCGGTCGACGTAGGACAGGGCGGTGAGTCCCTTGAGGACATCCGCCAGCGTGCCCTTGGCTGCGGCGCTGTCGAGGCCTACGTTGCCGACGCCCGCGACGAATTCGCCAACGAATACGCCATGCCCACCCTGAAGGCCAACGCGCTGTACCAGGGCCACTACCCGCTGGTGTCCGCCATCTCCCGCCCCGTGATCGTCAAGCACCTGGTCAAGGCCGCCCGCGAATTCGGCGCCACCACCGTTGCGCACGGCTGCACCGGCAAG
This genomic interval from Arthrobacter sp. PAMC 25486 contains the following:
- the argB gene encoding acetylglutamate kinase; the encoded protein is MTSVETAQDKAGTLIEALPWIQQFAGTVVVVKYGGNAMINDELRRAFAEDIVFMHHVGIKPVVVHGGGPQINAMLKRLDIKSEFKGGLRVTTPEAMDVVRMVLTGQVGRELVGLINEHGPYAVGLSGEDGALLQAERTGTIVDGLPVDLGLVGEVVGVNPGAILDLLEAGRIPVISTVAPEVGDASTVLNVNADTAAAALAVALEASRLVILTDVEGLYANWPDKSSLLSELGAGALREMLPRLEAGMIPKMGACLAAVDGGVARAAVVDGRSAHSVLLELMTFEGNGTQIFPDEDEK
- a CDS encoding aminopeptidase P family protein, translating into MPASETVTNPPTPALTTGGRRLPRLADVPAFSEYMAQRWGTPDRTPPVVAGAAGAASRHRARLSAEFPGQTLIIGAGTAPVRSNDTYYDFRPDSDFYWLTGASIEAAVLVMAPSGTSHDATLYIPAPFYAGDPQFFANAAHGEMWVGSAPDFSDWSQALSLQVLPLTELDAGIAAAMRAGVGTLGTGKIAADLSSRFGLPAGGELGRVMATLRMVKDDWEIAQLREAVGHTIDGFAAVVREIPQAVRGGGERWLQGTFDRHARTYGNGVGYATIVGSGKHAPTLHWVRSDGPVLEDRVLLLDMGVEANSFYTADVTRSFPGGGTFSPIQRQVHDLVEKSHRAGLAAVGPGRPWTDFHHASMEVIANGLFDWGLLPVSVDEALSPAGQHHRRYLVCGVGHHLGLDVHDCGQSSHEDYQAATMAPGMVLAVEPGLYFHEHDLTLPPELRGIGVRLEDNVLITDTGSEVISDALPITATGIEDWVAQVQQG
- a CDS encoding acetylornithine transaminase → MTEQAPGANTTPGAEPSNAGSQADLTNANAAAVTGTGTGEQWLARYKDSLMGVFGSPQRVLVRGAGALVWDADGKEYLDLLGGIAVNALGHAHPFVTSVIASQLSTLGHVSNFFTSPTQIALAEKLLELAEAPQGSKVFFANSGTEANEVAFKLARAHGGKERPTILALEGGFHGRTMGALAMTAKAAYREPFEPMPAGVRHIPFNDIDALRAAMDSSVAALVIEPIQGEAGVRPLSTEYLAAARELTREYGALLILDEVQTGIGRTGTWFAGIEAGITPDAMTLAKGLGGGFPIGAIITFGEEPSLLLSAGQHGTTFGGNPVATAAALATLHVLESQHVLANVKAVSDIFADGLARVDGVSDVRAFGLLIGFDLAEDIAAGVVSAALDAGFIVNAPRPNTIRLAPPLNLTVEQAQSFLAALPALIATATAAHQLEKSS
- a CDS encoding arginine repressor, with the translated sequence MGKPTIPAGMPATKTARQARVQALLNSRAVRSQAELASLLADDGLMVGQATLSRDLVELRAVRVRGNDGGLIYALPREGGDRSVHAASSQELLDTRLIRLCGELLVTAEGSANIAVLRTPPGAANFLALAIDHSVMPAILGTIAGDDTVMVITREPLGGADVAERFLQFAAESSAGA
- the argF gene encoding ornithine carbamoyltransferase, producing the protein MTRHFLVDTDLSPAEQAEVLDLAAELKKAPYSKNTFAGDGSGAQTVAVIFDKTSTRTRVSFAAGVAALGGNPLIINPGEAQIGHKESVADTAKVLERMVSTIVWRTYSQAGLQEMAANSKVPVINALSDDYHPCQLLADLLTIKEHKGELAGLTMTYMGDSANNMANSYLLAGVTAGMHVRITGPAGHLPADAVVAAAQERAAQTGGSVLITTDVAEAVAGADVLVTDTWVSMGQEEEKAARLELFTEYALDDAALAQAAPNAIVLHCLPAYRGYEISASVIDGPQSVVWDEAENRLHAQKALMVWLVENSAQKSDAGAAAASAAGASAAGASGAGASATGRLAGA